The following proteins are co-located in the Paenibacillus sp. JNUCC32 genome:
- a CDS encoding DUF4181 domain-containing protein: MFLMTIILYVIIFICGYVWIKKKLKVSSSDGLLYKHINRFHLIGELILVVAALIAIFVMRYVLEWRVWAHQDIILVVAILHAFRSLVERRYMKDTKQHFLSAYASVSGLLLFLGLELFA, translated from the coding sequence ATGTTCCTCATGACAATCATATTGTATGTAATCATCTTCATTTGCGGGTATGTTTGGATCAAAAAAAAGCTGAAGGTATCCTCGTCAGACGGACTGCTGTATAAGCATATCAATCGATTTCATTTAATTGGAGAGCTCATCCTTGTAGTCGCTGCCCTCATTGCCATTTTCGTTATGAGATATGTATTGGAATGGAGAGTATGGGCTCATCAGGATATTATTCTTGTTGTTGCTATTCTGCATGCGTTCCGTTCCCTTGTAGAAAGACGCTATATGAAGGATACCAAACAACATTTCCTCAGTGCTTATGCAAGTGTTAGCGGTTTGCTGCTCTTTCTTGGCCTGGAGCTATTTGCATAA
- a CDS encoding squalene/phytoene synthase family protein, with product MIMLKKTSRTFYIPISYLELGLKEAVTSAYLCMRAIDEIEDHKELTDELKVKLLLGIHDIFKSEDMMVTQTQHLLSPYQEILPDVTMQIDDWALLCPSSGAPIVYRYIAKMSLHMAQWVQSGWNIHTEEDLDRYTYSVAGMVGEMLSELWLWHDGTQSDSTKAIAFGRGLQAVNILRNREEDLHRGVDFYPDGWGFKEMQQYTRRNLQIADSYIADLKDGPALKFCKIPLSLAHATVNLISAGGSKLTRDAVLKIVNRVTG from the coding sequence ATGATCATGTTAAAGAAGACGAGCCGGACTTTTTATATACCCATTAGTTATTTGGAACTGGGATTAAAGGAGGCTGTTACATCTGCCTATCTATGCATGAGGGCAATTGACGAAATTGAGGATCATAAAGAACTCACGGACGAATTGAAAGTGAAACTGCTGCTGGGCATTCATGATATATTCAAATCCGAGGATATGATGGTAACCCAAACACAACATTTGCTCTCACCTTACCAAGAAATATTACCGGACGTTACGATGCAGATCGATGACTGGGCGCTTCTTTGTCCGTCATCCGGCGCCCCGATCGTATATCGTTACATCGCCAAGATGTCGTTACATATGGCGCAGTGGGTTCAAAGCGGGTGGAATATCCACACGGAAGAGGATTTGGACAGATATACTTATAGCGTGGCTGGGATGGTTGGAGAAATGTTATCCGAGCTTTGGCTCTGGCATGACGGGACGCAGTCTGATTCAACCAAAGCAATTGCCTTCGGAAGAGGACTGCAAGCGGTAAATATCCTTCGCAATAGAGAAGAGGATCTTCATCGCGGCGTCGACTTCTATCCGGATGGTTGGGGATTTAAGGAGATGCAGCAATACACACGCCGAAATTTACAAATTGCCGATTCATATATTGCCGATTTGAAGGATGGTCCAGCATTGAAATTTTGCAAAATCCCATTATCCTTAGCTCATGCCACAGTAAATCTCATATCTGCTGGCGGAAGCAAATTAACGAGGGATGCCGTACTGAAAATCGTGAATCGCGTAACCGGCTAA